The proteins below are encoded in one region of Oncorhynchus masou masou isolate Uvic2021 chromosome 15, UVic_Omas_1.1, whole genome shotgun sequence:
- the LOC135555816 gene encoding proline-rich protein 15-like protein A: protein MADPSPGWWKLTFLRKKKSEPKVLYEIPAEYGSNTTPHGGAPGPVEGATEDSQLNARLERIVDKTTTKGRHVKVSHSGRFKEKKKVRATLAETPDLFPGHEPSNENL, encoded by the coding sequence aTGGCTGACCCATCGCCTGGCTGGTGGAAGCTCACCTTCCTACGTAAGAAGAAGTCGGAGCCCAAGGTACTGTACGAGATCCCAGCGGAGTACGGCAGCAATACCACACCCCACGGCGGAGCCCCCGGGCCAGTAGAGGGCGCCACAGAGGACAGCCAGTTGAACGCCCGTCTGGAGAGGATAGTGGATAAGACCACTACCAAGGGACGCCATGTCAAAGTGTCCCACTCAGGACGTTTTAAAGAGAAGAAGAAGGTCAGGGCCACGTTAGCAGAAACCCCCGATCTGTTCCCTGGTCACGAGCCTAGCAACGAGAACCTCTGA